In Cryptomeria japonica chromosome 10, Sugi_1.0, whole genome shotgun sequence, a genomic segment contains:
- the LOC131060847 gene encoding uncharacterized protein LOC131060847, translated as MSLMSLCGKIENHLTELLNVAPQSKSLKKNMYTKRDWKIKLALPNLLISLLFGKGTPVDQLNPRVGVEWEVLEPGSCKVNFDSASAGNSGQSGIRCILRNSDGICIKEISEKIGVATNNEVEFRAALRGL; from the coding sequence ATGAGCTTAATGTCTCTATGTGGGAAAATCGAGAACCACCTGACTGAGCTCTTGAATGTGGCTcctcaatccaaatcattaaagaaaaatatgtATACGAAAAGGGATTGGAAGATTAAGCTGGCACTTCCAAATCTGCTCATTTCACTGCTTTTTGGCAAGGGAACCCCAGTGGATCAGCTCAATCCAAGAGTGGGTGTTGAATGGGAAGTGCTAGAGCCTGGGTCGTGCAAGGTAAACTTTGATAGTGCTTCTGCAGGAAACTCGGGTCAAAGTGGTATTAGGTGTATATTGAGGAACTCCGATGGTAtctgtataaaagaaatctctgaaaagattggaGTTGCCACTAACAATGAAGTTGAATTCAGAGCGGCTTTAAGAGGACTGTAG